The Silvibacterium dinghuense DNA window TTCGTATTGAAACTTCACGGCCATGCGGTTGCCGCGAAATCCCCACAACTCCTTCTTGAGACGATAGCCGAGCTCACGCTGCCATTTGCGGGTGAGAAACGCAACCACCTCATGGCGTCCCTGCAGGAATTCCGCGCGATTGCGCCATACCGTGTCCTCGGTATAAGCCAGTGCAACGCGTTCAGGATCGCGTGTGTTCCAGAGGTCTTCGGCAAGCTGAACCTTCTGCTCGGCCAGCTCAGGATCGGTGAAAGGCGGGGCAATGATGATGCTCATATAGCTCCTCGCTCCTGATTGGATTCCTTTTCAGCGCCGAGCACAACAGCCGGAAGATGTATGGGCTCAACTGGGCAGCACGGCATCGTCAGGACTGTA harbors:
- a CDS encoding nuclear transport factor 2 family protein is translated as MSIIIAPPFTDPELAEQKVQLAEDLWNTRDPERVALAYTEDTVWRNRAEFLQGRHEVVAFLTRKWQRELGYRLKKELWGFRGNRMAVKFQYEWHDDSGSWYRSYGNELWEFAPSGLMQRREASINDLPIRESERQLR